Genomic DNA from Bacteroidales bacterium:
CTTGCATTTTGAGGCTGATAAATATCTTCCAAGACAACCGTCAAATAACGAGTACGGTATTGTATTATCTCATCGAATAATTGATTTTTATGATCTGATATAAAACCTAATAGCTTATTTAAAAGCTGTTTTTTTTGTTCTTTTGTTAAATCCATTTCTGCAAATTTAGAAAAAGTAAAGAAGCTGAATATTTAAAAAGGCGCACTTCTAATAAGAAATACGCCTTTTACAAAGTTCCAAATATATCTTATTCTTTAATGATATCAAGTAATTCAACATCAAACTTTAAGGGAGAATAAGGTTTAATCAAAGCTCCCGCTTGACGTTCGCCATAAGCAAGGCTTGAAGGTAAAATAAGCGTAGCTTTTCCTCCAACTTTCATCATTGCAATTCCTTCGTCCCATCCTTTAATCACTTTTCCTTGTCCAAGAACAAACTCAAAAGCTTGGCCTCTGTCAACAGAAGAATCAAATTTAGTTCCATCTAATAAAGTACCAGTATAATGTACTTTTACTTTATCTCCTGCAACGGCCTGTTCACCATCACCTTCAAGAGTAGAAATAAAGTACAATCCACTAGCTGTAGGCTCAACGGTAATTTCATTATCGGCAATATATTTTGCCAAAACAGAAGCTTCTTGTAAACGAGCAGCCTCAAGTTTTGCAGCTTCATTTTTACGTTTTGCTTCAAGTTCAGCCTCATGTTCTGCTTTTGTTTTAACATCTGTTAAACGAACAAAATAATGTAATGCGGTATATGGTTCAACCATCCCCGGACGTCCTTTTTCACCAAGAGCTAAAGAAGAAGGAATAAGAAGTTCAACCTCATCACCTTGTCGCATAGTTCCCAAAGCTTCCATTAAACCTTTGGTATCAAACCGTTTACCATATTCGTAAGAAGCCGGACGATTAGACTCAATAGAAGAATATGCAAGCTTTCCGTCTAAAAATCTAATTTCAAAATCGAAAGTTATAAACTCACCTTCTTTCACTCTACGACCTTTTCCTTTTTTAATCTTTTTAATCTCCAAGCCACTTTCTAAAGCTTTTCCCGTCCATTTTTGATCAGCTTTAAACTTCGAAACTTCTATCTGCTCTGCAATACGACGTGCATTAGCATAAGCGGCTTGCTCAGCTTCCATTTCTTCTTTGGTCTTAATATCCTTAAGATTTATAAAGAAATAAACTTCATTTTTTTCTTTAAAGATTTCAGGTACTTGAGGAGCACGTGTGGTTTTTAAGA
This window encodes:
- a CDS encoding FKBP-type peptidyl-prolyl cis-trans isomerase: MRQGDEVELLIPSSLALGEKGRPGMVEPYTALHYFVRLTDVKTKAEHEAELEAKRKNEAAKLEAARLQEASVLAKYIADNEITVEPTASGLYFISTLEGDGEQAVAGDKVKVHYTGTLLDGTKFDSSVDRGQAFEFVLGQGKVIKGWDEGIAMMKVGGKATLILPSSLAYGERQAGALIKPYSPLKFDVELLDIIKE